One Deltaproteobacteria bacterium genomic region harbors:
- a CDS encoding sigma 54-interacting transcriptional regulator, with amino-acid sequence MSSFVAHAAQSSLGCSLGQRSRGEPSYEGALAESRFFGHSRGAFTGATNDERGLFVQAHGSTLFMDELGELAKPAQALLLRTVEYGEVTRVGESSRSSRSA; translated from the coding sequence TTGAGCTCGTTCGTCGCGCACGCGGCACAGAGCTCCTTGGGCTGCTCGCTCGGGCAGCGGAGCCGTGGAGAGCCAAGTTACGAAGGCGCTCTGGCGGAGAGCCGGTTCTTCGGCCACAGCCGGGGCGCGTTCACCGGGGCCACGAATGACGAGCGGGGCCTCTTCGTCCAGGCCCACGGGAGCACGCTCTTCATGGACGAGCTCGGCGAGCTGGCCAAGCCGGCGCAGGCGCTCCTCTTGCGGACGGTGGAGTACGGCGAGGTGACGCGGGTGGGCGAGAGCTCCCGCTCGAGTAGGAGCGCGTGA